A region from the Mycoplasmopsis bovigenitalium genome encodes:
- the trpB gene encoding tryptophan synthase subunit beta, whose protein sequence is MNDNLRKYLANFPNDEGYFGEYGGIYLPEELVGVFKKLAQQYKEVCNSQSYLDELSKIRKEFQGRPTPVYYCENLSKKFGKARIHVKREDLNEGGAHKTNHCLAEALFAKIIGKTKLIAETGAGSHGSAVAMAAAHFGLECEIHMGAVDIEKQKPNVEKMKILGAKVIPATHGAQTLKEAVDSAFESYAKQHETALYAIGSVVGPHPFPLMVRNFQKIIGEETKAQFFEKYNKDPEYVVACVGGGSNAIGSFTAFLYSDTKLVGVEPLGKGSKKGEHAATLTYGKLGILHGFKSILLADEKGNPDEVHSIASGLDYQGVGPEHSYLKENNLAQYVAVTDKEALEAFLMIARTEGIIPALESSHAIAQGIKLAKENSDKEIDIVVTLSGRGDKDLAYILENCQDEIAEFNKLYADMV, encoded by the coding sequence ATGAATGATAATTTAAGAAAATATCTAGCTAATTTTCCAAATGATGAGGGATATTTTGGTGAATATGGTGGGATATATTTACCAGAAGAATTAGTTGGTGTATTCAAGAAACTTGCACAACAATACAAAGAAGTGTGCAATAGCCAATCTTATTTAGATGAGTTATCAAAAATTAGAAAAGAATTTCAAGGTAGACCAACTCCAGTTTATTATTGCGAAAACTTATCTAAAAAATTTGGTAAAGCGCGTATTCATGTTAAGCGCGAAGACTTAAATGAAGGCGGCGCTCACAAAACGAATCACTGTTTGGCTGAGGCTTTATTTGCTAAAATCATTGGTAAAACAAAACTTATTGCAGAAACTGGTGCTGGTAGCCATGGTTCTGCTGTTGCAATGGCAGCTGCGCATTTTGGTTTAGAATGTGAAATACATATGGGTGCAGTTGATATTGAAAAACAAAAGCCAAACGTTGAAAAAATGAAGATTTTAGGAGCAAAAGTTATTCCAGCAACTCACGGTGCTCAAACACTTAAAGAAGCTGTGGACTCAGCATTCGAATCATATGCAAAACAACACGAGACTGCACTTTATGCAATAGGTAGTGTTGTTGGCCCTCACCCATTCCCATTAATGGTTAGAAATTTCCAAAAAATAATTGGTGAAGAAACAAAAGCTCAATTTTTTGAAAAATACAATAAAGACCCAGAATATGTTGTGGCTTGTGTTGGCGGTGGTTCAAATGCTATTGGCTCATTTACTGCATTTTTATATTCAGACACAAAACTTGTTGGAGTTGAGCCTTTAGGAAAAGGATCAAAAAAAGGAGAGCACGCTGCAACTTTAACCTATGGAAAACTTGGCATTTTGCATGGTTTTAAATCAATTTTATTGGCAGATGAAAAAGGAAATCCTGATGAAGTCCATTCAATTGCCTCTGGATTAGATTACCAAGGTGTAGGCCCTGAACATTCATATCTTAAAGAAAATAATCTTGCCCAATATGTTGCTGTCACAGATAAAGAAGCATTAGAAGCATTTTTAATGATTGCGAGAACTGAAGGTATCATTCCAGCTCTTGAATCATCGCACGCTATTGCGCAAGGTATTAAATTAGCAAAAGAAAATTCTGACAAAGAAATTGATATTGTTGTTACATTATCAGGACGTGGCGATAAAGATCTTGCATACATTCTAGAAAATTGCCAAGACGAAATTGCTGAATTCAATAAGTTATATGCTGATATGGTATAA
- a CDS encoding ABC transporter permease — MRVSPNNEFGKDLAPNRFLQPLNYKKWELIGNLLDYYESNNIKKQQNKWVELFYRFSRSFAGVFGLVLLLAIVFSAIIIPFFTKNPEKLDINNRYQNFFETPSAIFGTDFLGRDLFARLWWGLRYSLSLAMVTAIIQVFVGLLIGIMMGHFRLFDRIMTFIIKIISNVPSIIILIVITIVWRPTFWVMVFALTFTSWTGIANQMRSQVLRAKSFEWVAASSILGTPTYKILLNYLPVVIPLLVTEIVFHIPGVILSETSLAFIGLSIDIPTLGNLISEGSKVFTAYPRYVLLPSTVLVLLTTSIQLVAATIQDSLLRQR; from the coding sequence ATGCGCGTATCACCCAATAATGAATTCGGTAAAGACCTAGCTCCCAACAGGTTTTTACAACCCTTAAACTACAAAAAATGAGAATTAATTGGTAATTTATTAGACTACTATGAATCAAATAATATTAAAAAGCAGCAAAATAAATGAGTTGAATTATTCTACAGATTTTCAAGAAGTTTTGCAGGTGTATTTGGGCTAGTTTTACTACTTGCAATTGTATTTAGCGCAATAATAATTCCATTTTTTACAAAGAATCCTGAAAAATTGGATATTAACAATAGATATCAAAACTTCTTTGAAACACCATCGGCAATATTTGGTACTGATTTTCTAGGGCGTGATTTATTTGCTAGATTATGATGAGGGCTTAGATATTCATTGTCTTTAGCAATGGTAACAGCGATTATTCAAGTTTTTGTTGGCTTATTGATCGGAATTATGATGGGTCACTTTAGATTATTTGACCGAATAATGACCTTTATAATCAAAATAATTTCGAACGTGCCTTCAATTATTATTCTTATTGTTATTACTATTGTTTGAAGACCAACATTCTGAGTTATGGTATTTGCTCTTACTTTTACCTCTTGAACTGGAATCGCAAACCAAATGCGTTCACAAGTTTTAAGAGCAAAATCGTTCGAATGAGTTGCTGCATCAAGTATTTTAGGAACTCCAACATACAAAATTCTTTTAAATTATTTACCTGTTGTTATTCCTTTGCTTGTTACAGAAATAGTTTTCCATATTCCTGGCGTTATTCTTTCAGAAACCTCACTAGCATTCATTGGTTTAAGTATAGATATTCCAACACTAGGTAATTTAATTTCAGAAGGTTCAAAAGTTTTCACTGCATATCCTCGTTATGTTCTATTGCCTTCAACAGTTTTAGTTTTATTAACTACATCAATTCAATTAGTTGCTGCAACAATTCAAGATTCATTGTTGAGACAAAGATAG
- a CDS encoding DUF2188 domain-containing protein codes for MTEKIATVYHVTPYNGKWQVKGVGNTRPTKLFDTQKEAIDYANDLTKKRNGSVLIHRKTGQVRDSISNKAKKK; via the coding sequence ATGACAGAAAAAATAGCAACAGTTTATCACGTTACTCCATACAACGGAAAATGACAAGTTAAAGGGGTTGGCAACACTAGACCAACAAAATTATTTGATACTCAAAAAGAAGCAATTGATTATGCTAATGATCTTACAAAAAAACGTAATGGATCAGTACTTATTCACCGCAAAACTGGTCAAGTTAGAGACAGTATAAGTAACAAAGCTAAGAAGAAATAA
- a CDS encoding ABC transporter ATP-binding protein, whose translation MQTTLKTGENLNAAPYTKLYPQVIKKLAKPHPLNLLEVRKEQNKSIWRNIKDYWKNVFYSIKRIFNWKRKQESNIDIQKYIDSAQIDHVLGEDLKVAAEIEDIYLTFKNPADPKEKNLVLRGPSLKIYEGKITAIIGESGSGKSVLTSLLYGLTGNNSIIESGSVKLYGLEVHNYNLYNWEKSRLRGRIVSAVFQNPMSILDPTMKVGNQIVEGMLINGIVKTKKEAINEAIKYLKLAKINNPENVMKLYPHELSGGMIQRIAIAAIVSLKPKILVMDEPTTALDPTVQALVLDIIRELQQKFNIAIAFITHDLGVVASISEFINIMYAGQIIESGTREEILMHPQHPYTWGLISSMPDYNNDERLNVIRGSVPSSLNNISGDAFAVRNDYALNKDLEEESDFYMVSSTHIVKSSLLDENAPYYEPPKIIQNLWKRYFNRLNAIHGKDIFVENQSYMNDLVKINSYNEQVNQIKKEQQIKLDEETHDEQ comes from the coding sequence ATGCAAACAACGCTAAAAACTGGTGAAAATTTAAACGCAGCCCCTTACACAAAACTTTATCCACAGGTAATTAAAAAACTTGCTAAACCCCACCCACTAAATTTATTGGAAGTCCGCAAAGAACAAAATAAATCAATTTGAAGAAATATTAAAGATTACTGAAAAAACGTTTTTTACTCAATTAAACGTATTTTCAATTGAAAAAGAAAACAAGAATCAAATATTGATATTCAAAAATACATTGATTCTGCACAAATTGACCATGTTTTAGGAGAAGACTTAAAAGTAGCTGCTGAAATTGAAGATATTTATTTAACATTCAAAAACCCTGCTGACCCTAAAGAAAAAAACTTAGTTTTACGTGGACCGAGTTTAAAAATTTATGAAGGTAAAATTACTGCAATTATTGGCGAATCAGGTTCGGGTAAATCAGTTTTAACATCGCTACTTTATGGATTGACAGGAAATAATTCAATAATTGAATCAGGTTCTGTGAAACTATATGGTTTGGAAGTTCATAATTACAATTTATACAACTGAGAAAAATCACGCCTAAGAGGTCGGATTGTTTCAGCAGTTTTCCAAAACCCAATGTCAATTCTTGACCCAACAATGAAAGTTGGTAATCAAATAGTTGAAGGAATGCTAATTAATGGCATTGTTAAAACTAAAAAAGAAGCTATTAATGAAGCTATAAAATACCTAAAATTAGCAAAAATAAACAATCCAGAAAATGTAATGAAATTATACCCACACGAGCTTTCAGGTGGTATGATTCAACGTATTGCTATCGCTGCGATTGTTAGTCTAAAACCTAAAATTTTAGTAATGGATGAGCCAACCACTGCGCTTGACCCTACAGTTCAAGCGCTAGTTCTTGATATTATTCGTGAATTACAACAAAAATTTAACATTGCAATCGCCTTTATCACTCACGATTTAGGTGTTGTTGCCTCAATTTCTGAATTTATAAACATTATGTATGCTGGTCAAATTATTGAATCAGGTACCAGAGAAGAAATCTTAATGCACCCTCAACACCCTTATACATGAGGTCTTATTTCTTCAATGCCAGACTACAATAACGATGAACGACTTAATGTTATTCGTGGTTCAGTGCCTTCTTCTCTAAATAATATCAGTGGCGATGCTTTTGCTGTAAGAAACGATTATGCTTTAAATAAAGATTTAGAAGAAGAATCTGATTTCTATATGGTTTCATCAACGCACATTGTCAAATCAAGTCTGTTAGATGAAAATGCTCCATATTATGAACCACCTAAAATTATTCAAAATCTGTGAAAAAGATATTTTAATAGACTTAACGCTATTCACGGTAAAGACATTTTTGTTGAAAATCAATCATATATGAATGATTTAGTAAAAATTAATTCATATAATGAGCAAGTAAATCAAATTAAAAAAGAGCAACAAATTAAACTAGACGAGGAGACACATGATGAACAATAA
- the uvrB gene encoding excinuclease ABC subunit UvrB yields MSGYKLVSKYQPAGDQPHAIKELVNNIKNGEKYQVLKGVTGSGKTFTIANVIANFDRPVLVLSHNKTLASQLYSELKGFFPENNVEYFVSYFDYYRPEAYIPSSDSFIEKNSQTNKEIEAMRMSTYNSIITNKNTIVVASVSAIYGALNPTEYSEQIFYIQVGDIYKRNDFLKELVKKNYKRNETDLELGTFSSKGDVVYIRPAHSSEFLIRVDFWGDEIEKISTCDPITKNVFDVYKKYQIFPGDAYTVSTELTKEVVKNIEKELQQRIEFFSKNNKLLEAQRIEERTLKDIDSLSEFGVCSGIENYARYFDRRQEGERPFTLFDYFKGKNPLLIIDESHMMIPQLKAMYLGDRHRKETLVEYGFRLPSALDNRPLRFDEFENAYDFQTIFISATPEEYELDKTYGVITRLFVRPTGLLDPVIEARPSENQVEDIYDELQKQKQRNERTLILTSTKRLAEELTRYFLEKNEKIAFIHSEHNTFERNRILLKLRKGVYDTVIGINLLREGIDLPEVSLIMVLDADKDGFLRDTKSLIQISGRAARNANGRVIFYANKISKSMLETIKDNEFKRKLQIEYNLKHNIVPKTIIKEIPDSLLDDAKDEQISFFLSDNRAKVNSKKAKQQLIDELKQKMNESAKNLDYEKAIELRDIIIELEKN; encoded by the coding sequence ATGTCAGGATATAAATTAGTTTCAAAATACCAACCAGCAGGTGACCAACCACACGCAATAAAAGAACTTGTTAATAACATTAAAAATGGTGAAAAATACCAAGTTTTAAAAGGTGTTACTGGCTCGGGAAAAACTTTTACAATAGCAAATGTTATTGCTAATTTTGACCGTCCAGTTTTAGTTTTATCTCACAATAAAACTCTTGCTAGTCAGCTTTATAGTGAATTAAAAGGGTTTTTCCCTGAAAATAATGTTGAATATTTTGTCTCTTATTTTGATTATTATCGCCCTGAAGCTTATATTCCATCATCTGACTCCTTTATTGAAAAAAACTCGCAAACAAATAAAGAAATTGAAGCAATGCGAATGTCAACATACAATTCAATAATAACTAATAAAAACACAATTGTTGTAGCTTCTGTTTCGGCAATATATGGAGCACTAAATCCAACAGAATATAGTGAACAAATTTTTTATATACAAGTTGGCGATATTTACAAAAGAAACGATTTTCTTAAAGAATTGGTCAAAAAAAATTATAAGCGTAATGAAACAGATTTAGAATTAGGGACATTTAGTTCAAAGGGCGATGTTGTGTATATTAGGCCAGCACATAGTTCTGAATTCTTGATAAGAGTTGATTTTTGAGGTGATGAAATTGAAAAAATATCTACTTGTGATCCAATAACAAAAAATGTTTTTGATGTTTATAAAAAATATCAAATATTCCCGGGTGATGCCTATACCGTAAGCACTGAATTAACAAAAGAAGTGGTAAAAAACATTGAAAAAGAATTGCAACAAAGAATTGAATTTTTTTCTAAAAATAATAAACTACTTGAAGCACAAAGAATTGAAGAACGTACCCTTAAAGACATTGACTCATTGAGTGAGTTTGGGGTTTGTAGCGGAATTGAAAATTATGCAAGATATTTTGATCGTAGACAAGAGGGAGAGAGACCTTTTACTCTTTTTGACTACTTTAAAGGCAAAAATCCATTGCTTATAATTGATGAATCACACATGATGATTCCTCAACTTAAAGCAATGTATTTAGGTGATAGACATCGCAAGGAAACTCTTGTAGAATATGGTTTTAGATTACCATCTGCACTTGATAATCGACCACTACGTTTTGATGAATTTGAGAACGCTTACGATTTTCAAACTATTTTTATTTCAGCCACTCCTGAAGAGTATGAATTAGACAAAACATATGGCGTTATTACTCGTTTATTTGTTCGACCAACTGGTTTATTAGACCCAGTTATTGAGGCAAGACCAAGTGAAAATCAAGTTGAAGATATTTATGACGAATTACAAAAACAAAAACAACGTAATGAACGCACACTAATTTTGACATCTACAAAAAGATTGGCCGAAGAATTAACAAGATATTTTCTTGAAAAAAACGAAAAAATTGCTTTTATACATTCAGAACACAATACTTTTGAGCGAAATCGTATTCTTTTAAAATTGCGCAAGGGTGTTTATGACACTGTTATTGGGATTAATCTTTTAAGAGAGGGAATAGACCTTCCAGAAGTTAGTTTAATTATGGTTCTTGATGCAGATAAAGATGGTTTTTTAAGGGATACTAAGTCATTAATTCAAATTTCAGGTCGTGCCGCACGTAATGCTAATGGCAGAGTAATTTTCTATGCTAATAAAATTTCTAAAAGTATGCTAGAAACTATTAAGGACAATGAGTTCAAAAGAAAATTACAAATTGAATACAACTTAAAACACAATATTGTACCCAAAACAATCATTAAAGAGATTCCAGATTCCTTACTTGATGATGCAAAAGACGAACAAATAAGTTTCTTTTTATCCGATAATAGAGCAAAGGTAAATTCAAAGAAAGCAAAACAGCAACTAATTGACGAATTAAAACAAAAAATGAATGAATCGGCAAAAAATTTAGACTATGAAAAAGCAATTGAACTGCGTGATATTATCATTGAATTAGAGAAAAATTAG
- a CDS encoding ABC transporter ATP-binding protein, with product MNNKYYVEHARFGKKIYRKIRPGTDEMLNCEDKEPIVQIRNMDVTYGYGAKTFYALKDLNLNIYQGEVLGLVGESGSGKTTAGKAIIGLTPHSFGQIKIIDTIIPKNREKINKWTKKGREIINFMVNKVQMIFQDPTNSLNPFKNVETVVGEGLTNIKNSKYIYLTNIDIETYLELNKKLEMINPNLVLSKNPWDSLRENWDTEQTLYNFVYEVEGNNLLKLKDKIRKEKFDEINSFIIERRKFRDQEQNLNEKQCKRKLIIDILHQVGLDETVLNRYPLEFSGGQQQRLGICRAVVLQPQILIADEPISALDVSIQAQVINIFKELKEKYNLTIIFIAHDLRMVEYISDRIAVINKGTLLEVGPTKSVIHNPHHPYTQSLLDAVPSIEAEKGSLVGKVYSTTVHDYDENNQPKWHQVADKHFVLATDEEVIEFVENAKKYKSKFTETRN from the coding sequence ATGAACAATAAATATTATGTTGAACACGCTCGTTTTGGTAAAAAAATCTATCGTAAAATTCGTCCTGGAACAGATGAAATGTTAAATTGCGAAGACAAAGAACCTATTGTTCAAATTAGAAATATGGACGTAACATATGGTTATGGTGCAAAAACATTTTACGCATTAAAGGATTTAAACTTAAATATTTATCAAGGAGAAGTTTTAGGGCTTGTTGGTGAGTCTGGTTCAGGTAAAACCACTGCTGGTAAGGCAATAATTGGTCTAACACCTCATAGTTTTGGCCAAATCAAAATTATTGACACTATAATTCCTAAAAATAGAGAAAAAATTAATAAATGAACTAAAAAAGGTCGTGAAATTATTAATTTCATGGTAAATAAAGTTCAGATGATTTTCCAAGACCCTACAAATAGTTTAAACCCATTTAAAAATGTTGAAACAGTTGTTGGAGAAGGTTTAACCAATATTAAAAATTCTAAATATATTTATTTAACAAATATTGATATTGAAACCTATTTAGAGTTAAACAAGAAACTTGAAATGATAAACCCTAATTTAGTTTTAAGCAAAAATCCTTGAGATTCTTTAAGAGAAAATTGAGATACCGAGCAAACTCTTTACAATTTTGTTTACGAGGTTGAAGGTAATAATTTATTAAAACTAAAAGATAAAATTCGTAAAGAAAAATTTGACGAAATCAATTCATTTATAATTGAAAGACGTAAATTTAGAGACCAAGAACAAAATCTAAATGAAAAACAATGTAAACGTAAATTAATTATAGATATTCTTCACCAAGTTGGATTGGATGAAACTGTTCTGAATCGTTATCCCCTTGAATTTTCAGGTGGGCAACAACAACGTCTTGGAATTTGTAGAGCAGTTGTATTACAACCACAAATTTTAATAGCTGATGAACCAATTAGTGCGCTTGACGTTTCAATTCAAGCACAGGTTATTAATATTTTTAAGGAATTAAAAGAAAAATACAACCTTACAATTATTTTTATTGCTCACGACTTAAGAATGGTTGAATATATTTCGGACAGAATTGCTGTTATAAATAAAGGAACTTTATTGGAAGTTGGACCAACTAAATCAGTGATTCATAACCCACATCACCCATACACACAGTCTCTACTTGATGCCGTGCCTTCTATCGAAGCTGAAAAAGGTTCACTTGTAGGCAAAGTTTATTCTACAACAGTTCATGACTATGATGAGAATAACCAGCCAAAATGACATCAAGTTGCTGATAAACATTTTGTTTTAGCAACAGACGAGGAAGTTATTGAATTCGTTGAAAATGCTAAAAAATACAAAAGTAAATTTACTGAAACTAGAAATTAG
- a CDS encoding DUF2179 domain-containing protein: MNKQQYTQSREIEIKKNRVKQSFLHFSSLYRITKLKWQILSSIIVGILFGVVEFTFLQNTGIYSLGIGAIGQGIARFVRIWNKNDVLFDAIFWIFNFAGNIPLFIFAYYKITKRFALLNLVYMISTTITGFVCASIPGSENLFIFSDPNTVILENNINVLKEVNIVLWEHGNFQQLSIFFYAIIFGILQAIFNAILLITESSSAGFDIYAVYLARKKFKDLGTVFLILHLICLLFSNIFGTYIPASFELLKTQDNRKLAWAMRTFFSPTFIAGVMMIVVNGIALNTFFPKFTMVRVEIMSSKINEIQQEIQNAKGKAFVTTLLNARGGYSKKSQEVLITNCLFIDTAFLLDLAHKIDENAFVTVIDVKKVDGHVYTADVKDRKTRKSKTTSIKKANNNSLNNL; encoded by the coding sequence ATGAATAAACAACAGTATACTCAATCAAGAGAAATAGAAATTAAAAAAAATCGAGTAAAACAATCATTTTTGCATTTTTCTAGTTTATACAGAATTACTAAGTTAAAATGACAAATTTTGTCTTCAATTATTGTTGGAATTTTATTTGGTGTAGTTGAGTTTACTTTTTTACAAAATACTGGTATTTATTCACTAGGAATTGGCGCAATTGGCCAAGGAATTGCGCGTTTTGTTCGAATTTGAAACAAGAACGATGTTCTTTTTGATGCTATATTCTGAATTTTTAACTTTGCGGGCAATATACCCTTATTTATTTTTGCATACTACAAAATAACAAAGCGTTTTGCGCTGCTGAATTTAGTTTATATGATTTCAACAACTATAACTGGTTTTGTGTGCGCTAGTATTCCTGGTTCGGAAAATTTATTCATTTTTTCCGACCCAAATACTGTGATTTTAGAAAACAATATTAATGTTTTAAAAGAAGTTAACATTGTTCTTTGAGAACATGGTAATTTTCAACAGTTATCAATTTTCTTTTATGCAATAATTTTTGGAATTTTACAGGCAATTTTCAATGCAATATTACTCATAACTGAATCATCATCAGCTGGTTTTGATATTTATGCAGTTTATTTAGCAAGAAAAAAATTCAAGGATTTAGGTACGGTGTTTTTAATTCTCCACTTAATTTGTTTATTATTTTCAAATATTTTTGGTACTTATATTCCTGCATCGTTTGAATTATTAAAAACACAAGACAACAGAAAATTAGCTTGGGCAATGCGAACATTTTTTAGTCCAACTTTTATTGCTGGTGTTATGATGATTGTTGTGAATGGCATTGCATTGAATACATTTTTCCCTAAATTTACAATGGTTCGTGTTGAAATAATGTCTTCAAAAATCAATGAAATTCAACAAGAAATTCAAAATGCCAAGGGTAAAGCATTTGTGACCACGCTTTTAAATGCAAGAGGTGGTTACTCGAAAAAATCTCAAGAAGTCTTAATTACAAATTGTTTATTCATTGATACTGCATTTTTACTAGATTTGGCCCACAAAATAGATGAAAATGCCTTCGTGACAGTAATTGATGTTAAAAAAGTTGATGGGCATGTTTATACTGCGGATGTTAAAGATAGAAAAACAAGAAAATCAAAAACAACATCAATAAAAAAAGCAAACAACAATAGTTTGAACAATCTTTAA
- a CDS encoding ABC transporter permease produces the protein MNKKVSEFVAEHELIIDKKSIQNDSFVDFNGKIKPKLSKIASFFNVRSPFAKSLIRFLIMAAEFLSIAFIVITITFFLINSIPGSTSLTTGLDESSKQAVEAQYGLDLPLVQRFGLYLKNLLRGDFGISYSVFPGQNINDFVWIRFYKSFLIGIFSVMLTLLIGIPVGVYVGMNPDKLPDHIATVIVSIFSSIPSLVFALWLLLIGRTLNIPYLYVETDIATYVLPGFALSLGSIIVYIKYIRTELNRELNSQHAKFCYLKGLSKSRFVWTHALKPSLFPIATFFPVVIFGSFIGSMFVEQIFFITGSGGLLLNAITSKDYNIILFMVTLFSLITILSYTCRDALYKAIDPRVRRR, from the coding sequence ATGAATAAAAAAGTAAGTGAATTCGTAGCTGAACATGAGCTAATAATCGACAAAAAAAGCATTCAAAATGATTCATTTGTTGATTTTAATGGCAAAATAAAGCCAAAATTATCGAAAATTGCATCTTTTTTCAATGTTAGATCACCTTTTGCAAAATCATTAATAAGATTCCTAATTATGGCAGCGGAATTTCTAAGTATCGCATTTATAGTTATAACTATTACCTTCTTTTTAATAAATTCTATTCCAGGTTCAACATCTTTAACTACTGGACTTGATGAAAGTTCAAAACAAGCGGTTGAAGCCCAATATGGCCTTGACTTACCGCTTGTACAAAGATTTGGTTTATATTTAAAAAATCTATTACGCGGAGATTTTGGGATTTCTTATTCAGTTTTCCCGGGACAAAACATTAATGATTTTGTTTGAATTAGATTTTATAAATCATTTTTAATTGGTATATTCTCAGTAATGCTAACACTTTTAATAGGAATACCAGTTGGTGTTTATGTTGGTATGAACCCAGATAAATTACCGGATCATATTGCTACAGTTATTGTTTCAATATTCTCGTCAATTCCTTCATTAGTATTTGCTTTATGATTATTACTTATTGGTAGAACTCTTAACATACCATATTTATATGTAGAAACAGATATAGCAACATATGTTTTACCAGGGTTTGCACTCTCGCTTGGTTCAATTATTGTTTATATAAAATACATTAGAACTGAATTAAACAGAGAGTTAAACTCACAACATGCTAAATTCTGTTATTTAAAAGGTCTTTCAAAATCACGTTTTGTTTGAACACATGCGCTTAAACCTTCATTATTCCCAATTGCAACATTCTTTCCGGTAGTTATTTTTGGTAGTTTTATTGGTAGTATGTTCGTTGAACAAATATTCTTTATAACAGGTAGTGGTGGATTATTATTAAATGCTATTACCTCTAAAGACTACAATATTATTTTATTTATGGTTACTTTATTCTCATTAATTACTATTCTTTCATATACATGTCGTGATGCACTTTATAAAGCAATTGACCCAAGGGTTAGAAGAAGATAG